The following coding sequences lie in one Kamptonema formosum PCC 6407 genomic window:
- a CDS encoding beta-ketoacyl-ACP synthase III: MQYAYINYIGNFLPGSPVSNDEMEDYLGKIADRPSKVRQRILKSNGIQQRYYAISKEQTTLYSNSQMAAYAVRDALSKSHIEPATIDLLACATTIPDLLVPGFASIVHGELPELPPLEIVSTQGVCCAGIAALNYAASQLQLGKRRTALAVASEFASRLFKHTKFETQTSVKSGKSLPFDTEFLRWMLSDGAGAFLLQNHPLTTGISLKIEWIELISHANAYPLCMYAGLENENSKTSWLDYPSYADAAAAAAFDLRQNIRLLDNAIKLGVEGWLRLIAAGRVNPQEIDWLLCHYSSHFFRGQIVELLEKADCMIPEEKWFTNLYTRGNTGCASIYLMLEELFNSGKLQPGQKIFCFVPESGRFTTAYMMLTVVENSPEVTASVDLIELPVSSPLDSFKPARLDSPQAYLLRELALVWLEFERKLRSVPILRKLNSGEFTIEDYKALLRNLRPQVVEGARWIARAASYMTDFRLRSTFIGHAQDEHRDFQMLEQNYVSVGGELAEIVGSEKNIGSEALSAFIFHQASQENPVDLIGSIFIIEGLGNQLAGKWAKQIQETLGLRGDQVSFLAYHGVNDESHLGKLEELINAEWMTDAIARRIVKTAQVTARLYLLQLEEIR, translated from the coding sequence GTGCAGTACGCTTACATTAATTACATCGGCAATTTTTTACCAGGCTCACCTGTCAGCAACGATGAGATGGAAGACTATCTCGGAAAAATTGCCGATCGCCCCTCTAAAGTCAGACAACGTATTCTCAAAAGCAATGGCATTCAACAGCGCTATTATGCCATTAGCAAGGAACAAACAACTCTCTATTCTAACAGTCAAATGGCGGCTTATGCCGTGCGGGATGCACTCTCAAAATCCCATATCGAACCAGCTACCATTGACTTGCTTGCTTGCGCTACAACCATACCCGATTTATTAGTACCTGGATTTGCTAGCATAGTACATGGAGAACTGCCAGAATTACCTCCTCTAGAAATTGTTTCAACTCAAGGCGTTTGCTGTGCGGGAATAGCCGCTTTAAACTACGCCGCTTCTCAACTACAATTAGGCAAAAGGCGGACTGCACTTGCGGTTGCTTCTGAGTTCGCATCTCGCTTGTTCAAACACACTAAATTTGAAACCCAAACGTCAGTTAAATCCGGTAAATCTCTTCCCTTTGACACCGAATTTTTGCGCTGGATGCTCTCCGATGGTGCAGGCGCATTCTTGTTACAAAATCACCCTCTTACTACAGGAATTAGTTTAAAAATAGAATGGATTGAACTAATTTCTCACGCTAATGCTTATCCTCTTTGTATGTATGCCGGGTTAGAGAATGAAAACTCAAAAACAAGCTGGTTAGATTACCCCTCATACGCAGATGCAGCCGCAGCCGCAGCCTTTGACTTGCGCCAGAATATTCGATTGCTAGATAATGCGATCAAATTAGGAGTAGAAGGATGGCTGCGGTTAATTGCAGCAGGCCGCGTTAACCCCCAGGAAATTGATTGGTTGCTCTGCCATTACTCTTCCCACTTCTTCCGGGGGCAAATTGTGGAACTGCTAGAAAAAGCAGACTGTATGATTCCTGAAGAAAAATGGTTTACTAACCTTTATACCAGGGGAAATACAGGTTGTGCTTCGATTTACTTAATGCTGGAAGAACTCTTTAATTCTGGCAAATTGCAGCCCGGACAAAAAATCTTTTGTTTTGTACCAGAAAGCGGTCGATTTACTACTGCTTATATGATGTTAACCGTTGTGGAAAATTCCCCAGAAGTTACCGCAAGTGTTGATTTAATTGAATTGCCTGTCAGCTCTCCCCTTGACAGCTTTAAACCTGCACGGCTTGATTCTCCTCAAGCCTATTTATTGCGAGAATTAGCATTAGTTTGGCTAGAATTTGAGCGGAAATTGCGCTCCGTACCAATTCTACGGAAATTAAACAGCGGAGAATTTACCATTGAAGATTATAAAGCTCTGTTGCGAAATCTCCGGCCGCAAGTTGTAGAAGGAGCTCGTTGGATTGCTCGTGCTGCTTCTTACATGACTGATTTTCGCCTCCGCTCTACATTTATTGGCCATGCTCAAGACGAGCACCGAGATTTTCAAATGTTAGAGCAAAATTACGTTTCCGTTGGCGGCGAATTGGCGGAAATTGTAGGAAGTGAAAAGAATATTGGTAGCGAAGCTTTATCAGCATTTATCTTTCACCAAGCCTCCCAGGAAAATCCAGTAGACTTAATTGGGAGTATATTTATTATTGAAGGGTTAGGGAATCAGCTTGCTGGCAAGTGGGCGAAACAGATTCAAGAAACCCTGGGTTTGCGAGGAGATCAAGTGTCATTTCTAGCGTATCATGGAGTGAATGATGAATCGCATCTTGGTAAGTTGGAGGAATTAATTAATGCAGAATGGATGACAGACGCGATTGCCCGTCGCATTGTTAAAACCGCTCAAGTCACTGCTCGTTTATACTTACTGCAACTGGAGGAAATTCGCTAA
- a CDS encoding DUF6999 family protein has product MQIIQPQETENLTEVKSNLPYSPQPYNRLNPNHWDVLFVDQSIPVDLVAKSYMIRDLHNWTRSYLLIPIKIIANLLLALIMTVKRLLPFQFSAYTLMHKSAAFFLNNFVSPEACYLIVRHICLGSNIVNFLIDNGPDPQIQKSNLYPRSVDDLANNAFLEHDLILYNFVWDYNQAMQKNPNWLQEIKKRGVNYDSIQPAEVEIDFNTRRWFRVLDLESAIELFKVFYSLCLTSDEFARAVISLQLDENFGIYISQITDNYDWNHVIRNRQPLAPNSPFNAARDLFLHGIVSEYLYRYLEIRKQMVE; this is encoded by the coding sequence ATGCAAATTATTCAACCTCAAGAGACTGAAAATCTAACAGAAGTTAAGAGCAATTTGCCCTACAGTCCTCAACCTTACAATCGCTTAAATCCTAATCATTGGGACGTGCTTTTTGTCGATCAGTCTATCCCTGTGGATTTAGTAGCGAAATCTTACATGATTCGGGATTTACACAACTGGACTCGCAGTTATTTACTAATTCCTATTAAGATAATTGCGAACTTGTTGCTGGCTTTAATTATGACGGTGAAGCGCTTGCTTCCCTTTCAATTTAGTGCTTACACTTTAATGCACAAGTCGGCTGCATTTTTCTTGAATAACTTTGTTTCTCCTGAAGCTTGTTATTTGATTGTGCGGCATATTTGTCTCGGTTCCAATATTGTCAATTTTTTGATTGATAACGGCCCAGATCCGCAGATTCAGAAATCAAATCTCTATCCGCGTAGTGTTGACGATTTAGCTAATAATGCTTTTTTGGAACATGACCTCATTCTCTATAATTTTGTTTGGGATTACAATCAAGCAATGCAAAAGAATCCTAATTGGTTACAGGAAATTAAAAAGCGCGGAGTTAACTACGATAGCATTCAACCTGCGGAAGTAGAAATTGATTTTAATACACGCCGCTGGTTCAGGGTTTTAGATTTGGAATCTGCGATTGAGTTGTTTAAAGTGTTTTATTCTCTTTGTTTAACTAGCGACGAGTTTGCGCGGGCAGTAATCTCGCTTCAGTTAGATGAGAACTTTGGTATTTATATCAGTCAAATTACGGATAATTATGACTGGAATCATGTGATTAGGAACCGTCAACCTCTGGCACCAAATAGTCCTTTTAATGCAGCTCGCGATTTGTTTTTACACGGTATTGTGTCGGAATATCTTTACCGCTATCTGGAGATTCGCAAGCAGATGGTAGAGTAA
- a CDS encoding tetratricopeptide repeat protein, translating into MEGLGKKYDKAREMRSQRVKQIFVLVSIVSFAGSTAFGIGKLFLEGLNRPRLVPAQTVKELSLADEERGYELVLHREPENQTALEGLADVRMRMGNNKGAVEPLEKLVKLHRDRADYKVLLGRVKGK; encoded by the coding sequence ATGGAAGGTTTAGGCAAAAAATACGATAAAGCCCGCGAAATGCGGAGTCAGCGGGTTAAGCAAATTTTTGTTTTGGTGTCGATTGTTTCCTTTGCTGGTTCTACGGCTTTTGGGATTGGTAAGCTTTTCTTAGAGGGTTTGAATCGGCCGCGACTTGTTCCGGCTCAGACTGTTAAAGAATTATCCTTGGCTGATGAGGAAAGGGGTTATGAGTTAGTTTTGCACCGGGAACCGGAGAATCAGACGGCTTTGGAGGGGTTGGCGGATGTGCGGATGCGGATGGGGAATAACAAGGGCGCTGTTGAGCCTTTGGAGAAGTTGGTGAAGTTGCATCGCGATCGGGCTGATTATAAGGTATTGTTGGGGCGGGTGAAGGGGAAGTAG
- a CDS encoding FkbM family methyltransferase, producing MGPPTEIIYKLKEVYGINNFIETGTYQGHTAYWASQIFEQVFTIEYSQDIYQKVTEKYCHIKNIDFLYGDSRNLLDSTVSQLESSSLFWLDAHWSGGLTYGERDECPLIAEIEVINCSDCEHFIFIDDARLFLSPPPQPHLPQQWPDISAVLNLLNSGKNSRYIVIVDDVIIAVPALAKELIIQYCQGLNTSLGNTRSEKQEQRNQSTGASANSINNAESINNYELKIIENFIASGNVVFDIGANIGSWTTQVLKICSDVQIHLFEPAPPIYHTLLQNLAEPIKSGQLVLNNLAIAHQPEIREFYYYEKFSGWSTFHRRFDIEKQYNIESPQPFRILTATLDDYVQTMGIKRINFLKIDTEGGELEVLYGATNLLQKGKVDYIQFEYGGTFVDANITLKQVFERLQKFRYTIFKILPNALQALPQFLPEYENYEYSNFLAVNERFTALIGSEARNLLDLQQLCIKHSVTPRGIIHIGAHEGKEIARYRAMNVERVLFVEANPAVFERLKTNIAGLSNVLAVNCVISNINGISTLYVTSMDQSSSILPLKEHQKVYPEIKEVERLVLESRTIDTLLQELQLNPADFNILNIDIQGAELLALQGATNLFKHIEAINTEVNYEELYEGCALIDDIDDFLEIHGFDRAATATPYHPSWGDAFYVKKPVITMSTLGRNGRFANQIFQYAFLTIYAKEHNLRVETPAWIGQYLFGCNEPPISQHLPVISEETNNLLEARIPNTKEIFKNVDFWGYFQYHTKYYAAHKEYFRSLFQPVPAIETQMKEALDCLRSRGKTLIGLHLRRGDYGYSHFFIALSEWYKQWLKGLWETLDEPILFIASDEPEKVLSDFEEYNPVTTKDLGLELPEAEFYPDFYLLSQCDITAISNSSFSFAACMLNEKGKYFFRPHLSAQKLIPFDPWNSETILRNYMPINFLTIVLNGQPFIRYHIEVFKQLPFKWHWHIVEGVAEQKHDSAWMLKFGGQITDDLHAHGRSKDGTTEYLDELAQLYPENITIYRKPAGVFWDGKLEMVNAPLESINQECLLWQVDVDELWTVEQVCTVRQMFTDHPEKTAAYYWCWFFVGENLAVSTRKCYSQHPQQEWLRTWRYKPGARWKRHSPPCLVEPLADGEVRDIATVNPFFHEETERLGLVFQHFAYVTPEQLRFKERYYGYKNAVTEWMSLQDARSFPVRLGNYFSWVSDGTLVNVVEALGIAPIARREKDSNEWHFVQPEKMQRQTALAQQPPTIIVDGVFFQLYNTGIARVWRSLLEEWVNQDFAKHIIVLDRAGTAPKIPGINYRPVPAYSYDSTDADREMLQQVCDEQEADLFISTYYTTPIATTSVFMAYDMLPEVWGANLDKPMWREKHRAINHASAHIAISQNTASDIIKFFPNIAEESIAVAHCGVASSFSPANQEEISYFKTKYGIFKPYFLVVGAGDVHKNTDLFFQGFGQLPTRQAFDIVCTGKRFPFKDEFREYTSGSAVHILELSDRELSFAYSGAVALVYPSKYEGFGLPILEAIACGCPVITCLNASIPEVAGKAALYVSDTDFNELAKALCEVQKPNVRRALIAEGLEQAKKFSWSKMARVVSTTLIDAAFPALKLRKINLIIFPDWSASEESIGTDLTKAIRAIATHPDRMKMTLLIDTANISEDEANLALSGVAMNLLMEEDLDVTEFAEISLVRNLEQRQWDILLGRIQAKLALENENEQAIAAIKAESIPSCDVDSFSNRRAVQSETGDWKFISPQRESLTNPQTETEFQEQSPVDCYLEYIKTNCPNLDLNTWLGIKSSLETTSWDNPLSAVDLNNFAVVALIQAEGCPDLSVKELYFNMALEALNRGVDLREHPLCTAHLAVTLGMTGEILESSQISLASFIDTLHYADSSVNNIQPAIVYLPEKNNNLRSYRNENITQIIQAKEGYTQAIMLLTEVLCRSLLVSYNTRGIFIKNLASQVFPDSISINLTLGISSLINNLWEGLLYLHRARQKAPDSAPILQALYLAYKNLEQTEKANYWLNYARNLYKNKTHSLEWRWTELNLESYFTYVPFDGQMLLAVESNFQSYATGVLISEGDWFEKEMEFWRNSIKPGMTVIDVGANVGVYTFSAARRVGSRGRVLAVEPFSSCVRCLQESCKIGKFDWVKVCAGAASDREGKARLSLFRASELNKIVVGESAEKMQPGTFEDVTCFTLDSLIERENLSTVDFLKIDAEGHELSVLTGSDKILSEFSPAILYENTDVGQRSNLAAADYLRGRGYRLFIYQPYLQKLLPVDSAEDLQGNLNVIALPSHLNDL from the coding sequence ATGGGGCCGCCGACCGAAATTATATACAAACTGAAAGAAGTTTACGGGATTAATAATTTTATTGAAACAGGAACTTATCAAGGTCATACAGCATACTGGGCAAGCCAAATATTTGAACAAGTTTTTACAATAGAGTATTCTCAAGACATTTATCAAAAAGTTACAGAAAAATATTGTCATATCAAAAACATAGACTTTCTGTATGGTGATAGCAGAAACCTTCTTGATAGTACAGTATCACAGCTTGAAAGCTCGAGTTTATTCTGGCTTGACGCTCATTGGAGCGGAGGGCTAACTTATGGGGAAAGGGATGAGTGTCCCTTAATAGCAGAAATCGAAGTTATCAACTGCTCCGACTGCGAACACTTTATTTTTATTGATGATGCCAGATTGTTTTTATCTCCTCCACCGCAGCCCCATTTACCTCAACAATGGCCGGATATTAGTGCAGTTTTAAATTTGTTGAATTCAGGAAAAAACAGCCGGTATATTGTAATTGTTGATGATGTTATTATTGCTGTTCCGGCACTTGCCAAAGAACTAATTATTCAGTATTGCCAAGGTTTGAACACCAGCTTAGGCAATACACGCAGCGAGAAACAGGAACAAAGGAATCAAAGCACTGGCGCATCTGCTAATAGTATTAATAACGCAGAGTCTATAAATAACTATGAATTAAAAATTATAGAAAATTTTATTGCTTCAGGTAATGTGGTTTTCGATATTGGCGCAAACATAGGTAGTTGGACAACTCAAGTATTAAAAATATGCTCTGACGTTCAAATCCATTTGTTTGAACCTGCACCGCCAATATATCACACTCTTCTACAAAACCTAGCTGAACCGATTAAAAGCGGTCAACTCGTGTTAAACAACTTGGCAATAGCACACCAACCGGAAATTAGGGAATTTTATTATTACGAAAAATTTTCAGGGTGGAGTACATTTCACCGCCGATTTGACATTGAAAAACAATATAATATTGAGTCGCCTCAGCCATTTCGTATTTTAACAGCTACCCTTGATGATTATGTCCAAACAATGGGCATAAAGCGAATAAACTTCTTGAAAATTGATACAGAAGGCGGTGAGTTAGAAGTCCTTTATGGAGCAACTAACCTATTGCAAAAAGGCAAAGTAGATTATATTCAGTTTGAGTATGGTGGAACATTTGTCGATGCCAACATCACATTAAAACAAGTATTTGAGCGTTTACAAAAGTTTCGTTACACAATCTTTAAAATACTGCCCAATGCTTTACAAGCATTACCCCAGTTTTTACCGGAATATGAGAATTACGAGTATAGCAACTTTTTAGCCGTGAATGAGAGGTTCACAGCTTTGATTGGGAGTGAAGCACGAAATCTCCTTGATTTGCAGCAGCTTTGCATAAAACATTCTGTTACACCGCGCGGCATTATTCACATTGGGGCACACGAAGGCAAGGAAATTGCAAGATATCGAGCAATGAATGTGGAAAGGGTACTGTTTGTTGAAGCCAACCCTGCTGTATTTGAACGTTTGAAAACGAATATAGCTGGTTTGTCTAATGTGCTAGCGGTGAATTGTGTAATTAGCAATATCAATGGCATAAGCACATTATATGTAACTTCTATGGATCAAAGCAGTTCAATCTTACCCTTGAAGGAACATCAAAAGGTTTATCCAGAAATAAAGGAAGTTGAGCGTTTAGTTTTAGAGTCAAGAACCATTGATACACTACTACAAGAACTGCAACTAAATCCCGCTGATTTTAATATCTTAAACATTGATATTCAAGGTGCAGAGCTGTTAGCTTTGCAGGGAGCAACTAACCTTTTTAAACACATAGAAGCAATTAACACGGAAGTTAATTATGAAGAATTGTATGAAGGATGTGCTTTAATTGATGATATAGATGATTTTTTAGAGATTCATGGTTTCGATCGCGCCGCAACTGCAACACCATACCATCCATCTTGGGGCGATGCGTTTTATGTGAAAAAGCCAGTAATTACAATGTCCACGCTTGGCAGAAACGGGCGGTTTGCCAATCAAATATTTCAGTATGCTTTTTTGACAATATACGCAAAAGAACATAACTTGAGAGTAGAGACACCAGCTTGGATTGGTCAGTATTTGTTTGGATGCAACGAGCCGCCGATATCTCAGCATTTACCTGTAATTAGCGAAGAAACTAATAACCTTTTAGAAGCTCGCATACCTAATACAAAAGAAATATTTAAAAATGTGGATTTCTGGGGCTATTTTCAGTACCATACAAAGTATTACGCAGCCCACAAGGAGTATTTTCGGTCTCTGTTCCAACCTGTGCCGGCAATAGAAACTCAAATGAAGGAGGCGTTGGATTGTTTGCGATCGCGCGGCAAAACCCTTATCGGTTTGCACTTGCGGCGGGGAGATTACGGCTACAGCCATTTCTTCATCGCGCTGAGCGAATGGTACAAACAATGGCTAAAAGGTTTGTGGGAAACCCTCGACGAACCAATACTATTTATTGCCAGCGATGAACCGGAAAAAGTTTTAAGTGATTTTGAGGAGTATAATCCTGTCACGACTAAAGATTTAGGTTTGGAGTTACCGGAAGCAGAATTTTATCCAGATTTTTATTTATTGAGCCAGTGCGATATCACAGCAATTTCCAATAGCTCATTTTCCTTTGCAGCTTGTATGCTCAACGAAAAAGGCAAATATTTCTTTCGTCCGCATTTGTCCGCTCAAAAACTTATTCCTTTCGATCCGTGGAATAGCGAAACGATTTTGCGTAATTATATGCCAATTAACTTTTTGACAATCGTCCTCAACGGTCAGCCTTTTATCCGCTACCACATAGAAGTATTTAAACAACTGCCCTTCAAGTGGCACTGGCATATTGTTGAGGGTGTAGCTGAGCAAAAACACGATAGTGCTTGGATGCTGAAATTCGGCGGGCAGATTACCGACGATCTTCACGCTCATGGCCGTAGCAAGGACGGGACAACAGAATACTTAGATGAACTAGCGCAGCTCTATCCAGAGAATATAACAATTTATCGGAAACCTGCGGGAGTTTTCTGGGATGGAAAACTAGAAATGGTCAATGCACCCCTGGAAAGCATTAATCAGGAGTGCTTGCTGTGGCAAGTAGATGTAGATGAACTGTGGACTGTTGAGCAGGTTTGTACTGTTCGGCAAATGTTTACAGACCATCCAGAAAAAACAGCAGCTTACTACTGGTGCTGGTTTTTTGTTGGAGAAAACCTAGCTGTAAGCACTCGTAAATGTTATTCTCAGCACCCCCAGCAGGAATGGTTGCGGACTTGGAGGTATAAACCGGGAGCAAGGTGGAAAAGACATTCGCCCCCCTGCTTAGTTGAGCCTTTGGCAGACGGTGAAGTTAGGGATATTGCTACTGTCAATCCTTTTTTCCATGAAGAAACAGAAAGGCTAGGCTTGGTGTTTCAACACTTTGCTTATGTGACACCTGAGCAACTACGCTTTAAGGAACGCTATTACGGTTACAAAAATGCAGTGACAGAATGGATGTCTCTGCAAGATGCAAGGAGTTTTCCCGTGCGTCTAGGCAATTATTTTTCCTGGGTGTCAGACGGAACGCTGGTTAATGTCGTAGAAGCACTGGGAATAGCACCGATCGCACGGCGAGAAAAGGATAGTAATGAGTGGCATTTCGTGCAGCCAGAAAAGATGCAAAGGCAAACTGCGCTTGCCCAACAGCCCCCTACGATTATTGTGGACGGCGTGTTTTTCCAGCTTTACAATACGGGAATTGCTCGCGTGTGGCGATCGCTCTTAGAAGAGTGGGTGAATCAGGATTTTGCTAAGCATATAATTGTGCTCGATCGCGCCGGAACAGCACCAAAAATACCGGGTATTAATTACCGTCCTGTTCCGGCTTATAGTTATGACAGCACAGATGCCGATCGCGAAATGCTCCAGCAAGTTTGTGACGAACAGGAAGCAGACTTATTTATCTCGACTTACTACACAACCCCGATCGCCACAACCTCTGTATTCATGGCTTATGATATGCTTCCCGAAGTATGGGGGGCTAACCTGGACAAGCCAATGTGGCGAGAAAAGCATCGCGCTATTAACCACGCATCAGCTCATATTGCAATTTCTCAAAATACCGCTTCCGATATAATCAAATTTTTCCCAAATATTGCTGAGGAGTCGATCGCCGTAGCTCATTGTGGAGTCGCCAGCAGTTTTTCGCCAGCAAATCAAGAAGAAATTAGCTATTTTAAGACCAAGTACGGGATATTCAAACCTTATTTCCTTGTGGTGGGTGCTGGAGATGTTCATAAAAATACAGATTTGTTCTTTCAAGGTTTTGGTCAACTTCCTACAAGACAAGCATTTGATATTGTCTGTACGGGGAAACGTTTCCCATTTAAAGATGAGTTTAGAGAATATACATCAGGCAGTGCAGTTCACATACTGGAACTCAGCGATCGCGAGTTGAGTTTCGCCTACTCTGGTGCAGTTGCTCTCGTTTATCCTTCAAAATATGAAGGTTTTGGTCTACCCATTTTAGAAGCGATCGCTTGCGGATGTCCCGTCATTACTTGTCTTAACGCTTCTATCCCTGAAGTTGCTGGTAAAGCAGCCTTATATGTGAGCGATACTGACTTTAACGAGCTTGCAAAGGCACTTTGCGAGGTACAAAAGCCAAATGTCCGCAGAGCTTTAATCGCAGAAGGACTAGAACAAGCCAAAAAGTTTTCTTGGTCAAAAATGGCAAGGGTAGTTAGCACGACTTTGATAGATGCTGCTTTCCCAGCTTTAAAGCTGAGGAAAATTAATTTAATCATTTTCCCAGATTGGTCAGCATCAGAAGAGTCTATTGGCACAGATTTGACAAAAGCGATTAGGGCGATCGCTACTCACCCTGACAGAATGAAGATGACATTACTCATAGATACTGCCAACATTTCTGAGGATGAGGCAAATCTAGCTTTATCAGGCGTTGCCATGAATCTTTTGATGGAAGAAGATTTAGACGTTACTGAATTTGCCGAAATATCGTTAGTGAGAAATTTGGAGCAAAGGCAGTGGGATATTTTACTCGGTAGAATACAAGCTAAACTTGCTCTGGAGAACGAAAATGAACAGGCGATCGCAGCCATCAAAGCAGAAAGCATCCCTTCCTGCGATGTCGATAGCTTTAGCAACAGGCGAGCTGTTCAGTCAGAAACAGGAGATTGGAAGTTCATTTCTCCCCAGCGAGAATCTCTGACAAATCCTCAAACAGAAACAGAGTTTCAAGAACAATCACCTGTAGATTGCTACTTAGAATATATTAAAACAAATTGTCCAAATCTAGATTTAAATACTTGGTTGGGCATAAAGTCAAGTCTTGAAACTACATCTTGGGACAATCCTTTATCCGCAGTAGATTTGAATAATTTTGCTGTTGTAGCCTTAATACAAGCCGAAGGTTGTCCAGACTTATCTGTCAAAGAACTCTATTTTAATATGGCATTAGAAGCTTTAAATAGAGGAGTAGACTTACGGGAGCATCCTCTCTGTACTGCTCATCTTGCTGTAACGCTTGGCATGACAGGAGAAATATTAGAATCCAGTCAAATTTCACTGGCCTCATTTATCGATACTCTCCACTATGCTGATAGCTCTGTTAATAACATTCAGCCCGCTATTGTATATTTACCTGAAAAAAATAACAATTTGAGAAGTTACCGCAACGAAAATATTACTCAAATTATACAAGCAAAAGAGGGTTATACTCAAGCAATTATGTTGTTGACAGAAGTGCTGTGTCGGTCACTACTTGTCTCTTACAACACGAGAGGAATTTTCATCAAAAACTTAGCATCTCAAGTTTTCCCTGATTCCATTTCAATCAATTTAACGCTGGGAATATCAAGCTTGATAAACAATCTATGGGAAGGGTTGTTATACCTGCACCGCGCTAGACAGAAAGCTCCCGATTCAGCACCGATTTTGCAAGCACTCTACCTCGCCTACAAAAATTTAGAACAGACAGAAAAAGCAAATTACTGGCTAAATTATGCGCGCAATTTATACAAAAATAAAACTCATTCTCTAGAGTGGAGATGGACAGAATTAAACTTGGAAAGTTATTTCACTTACGTGCCATTTGATGGCCAAATGTTATTGGCGGTTGAATCAAATTTCCAAAGTTATGCGACTGGAGTATTGATTTCAGAAGGAGACTGGTTTGAAAAAGAAATGGAATTTTGGCGCAATTCGATCAAACCAGGCATGACGGTTATAGATGTGGGTGCGAATGTGGGGGTGTACACCTTTAGTGCAGCTCGCCGCGTAGGATCTAGGGGTCGTGTTTTAGCAGTCGAACCTTTTTCAAGCTGCGTTCGCTGTTTACAAGAAAGCTGTAAAATCGGTAAGTTCGATTGGGTGAAAGTTTGCGCCGGCGCTGCGAGCGATCGCGAAGGAAAAGCTCGGTTGTCTCTTTTTCGGGCCAGTGAACTCAACAAAATTGTGGTTGGCGAATCGGCTGAAAAAATGCAGCCGGGCACCTTTGAAGATGTTACCTGCTTTACTCTCGACAGCCTAATTGAACGAGAAAATCTAAGCACAGTAGATTTTCTCAAGATAGATGCAGAAGGACATGAACTCTCTGTATTGACTGGCAGCGACAAAATTTTGTCTGAATTTTCCCCTGCAATCCTTTATGAAAATACCGACGTAGGTCAACGCAGCAATCTAGCTGCTGCTGATTATCTCAGAGGTAGAGGATATCGATTATTTATCTATCAACCTTATCTGCAAAAACTGCTTCCTGTAGATTCTGCTGAAGATTTGCAAGGAAACCTTAATGTCATCGCTTTACCTAGCCATCTTAATGATTTATAA
- a CDS encoding FkbM family methyltransferase codes for MPVFLNSLKKSGHLDRIYMTLCNIGCRKLTSEDDYGSQGWNIFAPRLTIYGFDADADACEAANADLEVRQVNWTEKHIPLALAKSVGESTLYVTQHPMCSSLYPPNEPYLERFSGLPELVNLDFCMELETTTLDKFCHQEGIDEIDFLQIDVQGAELQVLEGAAEILKRSVLAVQAEVEFSHLYSDQPLFADIDTHLRKQGFTLFDLEPAYRLRARTPISSAVRSGQLLWGDAFYFRDLIQHDLDSPLKTPDKILKLACLADLLNFPDYALELLEYLTLQYGNNPNYNFANNIVESLAQFPELVSQGLGSLPIVVRIQDYIGDGDVDLFQASQALNQQSISPFD; via the coding sequence ATGCCTGTTTTTCTCAACAGTTTGAAAAAAAGCGGTCATTTAGACCGGATTTACATGACACTCTGTAATATTGGCTGTCGTAAATTAACAAGCGAAGATGACTACGGCAGCCAGGGATGGAATATTTTTGCCCCTCGGCTGACTATTTACGGTTTTGATGCAGATGCAGATGCTTGCGAAGCGGCCAATGCTGACCTTGAAGTACGACAAGTCAATTGGACTGAAAAACATATTCCTTTAGCTTTAGCAAAGTCTGTAGGTGAGTCTACACTTTATGTTACACAACATCCTATGTGCAGTTCGCTTTATCCACCTAATGAACCTTACTTGGAGCGTTTTTCTGGACTACCCGAACTTGTAAACTTAGATTTTTGTATGGAACTTGAAACCACCACTTTAGATAAGTTTTGCCACCAGGAAGGAATTGATGAAATAGATTTCCTACAAATTGACGTTCAAGGTGCAGAACTTCAGGTTTTAGAAGGTGCTGCGGAAATCTTAAAACGAAGTGTGCTAGCGGTTCAGGCTGAAGTAGAATTTTCACACTTATACTCAGATCAGCCCCTGTTTGCTGATATTGACACCCATCTTAGAAAACAAGGTTTTACACTATTTGATTTAGAACCAGCATATCGGCTTCGCGCTAGAACACCTATTAGCTCAGCAGTCAGAAGCGGTCAATTGCTTTGGGGAGATGCTTTTTATTTTCGGGATCTAATTCAACATGACCTTGACAGTCCCTTAAAAACACCAGATAAAATTCTCAAGTTAGCTTGCCTCGCCGATCTTCTGAATTTTCCCGACTATGCTCTAGAGTTACTAGAGTATTTAACTTTGCAGTACGGCAACAACCCTAACTATAACTTTGCCAACAATATCGTTGAAAGTTTGGCTCAATTTCCAGAGCTTGTCAGTCAAGGACTAGGTTCCCTGCCTATCGTGGTCAGAATTCAAGATTACATTGGTGATGGCGATGTTGACTTATTCCAGGCAAGTCAAGCGCTCAATCAGCAGTCAATTTCTCCTTTTGATTGA